A single Fusobacterium hominis DNA region contains:
- a CDS encoding OmpH family outer membrane protein, translated as MRKMMITAVALLASVSVFADKVGFVNSQEAFMKYSKTQTIQENLAKEKERLENQIKQKEVVLQKSQLELQSKGDKLTDKEKQAFQKQVDEFQKFVRDSQTKLSKEEYSRMQEIDKTMSKAIDSVAKSGKYDYILEAGAVRYGGTDVTSAVIKEMEKTK; from the coding sequence ATGAGAAAGATGATGATTACAGCAGTAGCTTTATTAGCATCTGTGTCTGTTTTTGCGGATAAGGTAGGGTTTGTGAATTCACAGGAGGCTTTTATGAAGTATTCTAAAACACAAACTATTCAAGAAAATTTAGCAAAAGAAAAAGAAAGACTTGAAAATCAAATTAAACAAAAAGAAGTAGTTCTTCAAAAAAGTCAACTAGAACTTCAATCAAAAGGGGATAAACTAACTGATAAAGAAAAACAAGCGTTCCAAAAACAAGTTGATGAATTTCAAAAATTTGTAAGAGATTCTCAAACTAAATTGAGTAAAGAAGAATATTCAAGAATGCAAGAAATTGATAAAACTATGTCAAAAGCTATAGATTCAGTTGCAAAATCAGGAAAATATGATTATATACTAGAAGCTGGTGCAGTAAGATATGGTGGAACAGATGTTACATCAGCAGTTATAAAAGAAATGGAAAAGACAAAATAA
- the pepT gene encoding peptidase T: MNSLTKRFIKYITVSTDSNPDSNVCPSSESQWDLAKIIVEDLENIGLEDITLDENCYIMATLPGNCKDKNIPTIGFIAHMDTAPSYNGVGIKPRIVENYDGKDIILNSEENIILSPNDFGHLKNYIGKDLIVTDGTTLLGADDKAGITEIIEAVKYLKEHPEIKHGDIRIGFTPDEEIGRGANYFDVEKFNCKFAYTIDGGEIGELEYENFNAASATIKIVGRDIHPGSAKNAMINSLMIAMELNSMLPVEQRPEYTENYEGFYLLDELKGDVENTIMKYIIRDHSMKKFNEKKTLIKNAVEYLKLKYKDAKIEIEVKDSYYNMREKIEPVMEIIDIVKKSMEEIGITPNIKPIRGGTDGARLSYKGLPCPNIFTGGHNFHGKFEYIPIQSMEKARDLIIKIAENVAKD, encoded by the coding sequence ATGAATAGTTTAACTAAAAGATTTATCAAGTATATAACAGTATCAACCGATTCTAATCCAGATAGTAATGTATGTCCTAGTAGTGAGTCACAATGGGATTTAGCAAAAATTATAGTTGAAGATCTTGAAAATATTGGTCTTGAAGATATAACATTAGATGAAAATTGCTATATAATGGCAACACTTCCAGGAAACTGTAAAGATAAAAATATACCAACAATTGGATTTATAGCTCATATGGATACAGCACCTAGCTATAATGGAGTAGGAATAAAACCAAGAATAGTTGAAAATTATGATGGAAAAGATATCATTTTAAATAGTGAAGAAAATATAATTCTTTCACCTAATGATTTTGGGCATTTAAAAAATTATATTGGAAAAGATTTAATAGTTACAGATGGAACAACTCTTCTTGGAGCTGATGATAAAGCTGGTATTACTGAAATTATTGAAGCTGTAAAATATTTGAAAGAGCATCCAGAAATAAAGCATGGTGATATTAGAATAGGATTTACACCAGATGAAGAAATTGGTAGAGGAGCAAATTACTTTGATGTAGAAAAATTTAATTGTAAATTTGCATATACTATTGATGGTGGAGAAATCGGAGAATTAGAGTATGAAAATTTTAATGCAGCCTCAGCTACTATAAAAATAGTTGGAAGAGACATACATCCAGGTAGTGCCAAAAATGCAATGATAAATTCTTTGATGATAGCTATGGAATTAAACTCTATGCTTCCTGTAGAGCAAAGACCTGAGTATACAGAAAATTATGAAGGATTTTATCTTTTAGATGAATTAAAAGGTGACGTAGAAAATACTATAATGAAATATATTATTAGAGATCATTCTATGAAAAAATTTAATGAAAAGAAAACTTTAATAAAAAATGCAGTAGAATATCTAAAGTTAAAATATAAAGATGCAAAAATTGAAATTGAAGTAAAAGATAGTTACTACAATATGAGAGAAAAAATTGAGCCAGTAATGGAGATTATTGATATTGTTAAAAAATCAATGGAAGAAATAGGAATAACACCAAATATAAAACCTATAAGAGGTGGAACAGATGGGGCAAGACTTTCATATAAAGGGTTACCTTGTCCAAATATATTTACTGGTGGACATAATTTCCATGGAAAATTTGAATATATCCCAATTCAATCAATGGAGAAAGCAAGAGATTTAATAATAAAAATAGCTGAAAATGTAGCAAAAGATTAA
- the rsmG gene encoding 16S rRNA (guanine(527)-N(7))-methyltransferase RsmG, translating to MKEFLIEGIKKINVNYTEKQIDDLISYLNLLVEYNSHTNLTAVRDEKGIIEKHFLDSLLLQNYINADTKTAIDIGTGAGFPGMVLAIFNRDIKFTLMDSVGKKTKFLEEVKEKLNLENVTVVTSRAEEFASDDNKESYDLGLCRGVSKLSTILEYIIPFLNVGGIFLSQKMEGTGEEKEAQNALDILGAKIEKIYDLELPFSHDPRVIIEIKKIKQTDKKYPRRTGIPLKRPL from the coding sequence ATGAAAGAATTTCTTATAGAAGGAATAAAAAAAATAAACGTTAATTATACAGAAAAACAAATAGATGATTTAATATCATATTTGAATTTGTTAGTTGAATATAATTCACATACTAATTTAACAGCAGTTAGAGATGAAAAAGGGATCATAGAAAAACATTTTCTTGATTCTCTTCTACTACAAAACTATATTAATGCAGATACGAAAACAGCAATAGATATAGGAACTGGAGCTGGATTTCCAGGAATGGTTCTAGCTATTTTTAATAGAGATATAAAATTTACTCTAATGGATTCAGTTGGTAAAAAAACAAAATTTTTAGAAGAAGTTAAAGAAAAATTAAATCTTGAAAATGTAACAGTAGTTACTTCAAGAGCAGAAGAATTTGCTAGCGATGATAATAAAGAGTCATATGATTTAGGATTATGTAGAGGTGTATCTAAATTAAGTACAATTTTAGAATATATAATACCTTTTTTAAATGTAGGTGGGATCTTTTTATCTCAAAAGATGGAAGGAACAGGTGAAGAAAAAGAAGCACAAAATGCACTTGATATATTAGGAGCTAAAATAGAAAAAATATATGACTTAGAATTACCATTCTCACATGATCCAAGAGTCATTATAGAAATAAAAAAAATAAAACAAACAGACAAAAAATATCCAAGAAGAACGGGGATACCTTTAAAAAGGCCGCTATAA
- the mnmG gene encoding tRNA uridine-5-carboxymethylaminomethyl(34) synthesis enzyme MnmG, with protein sequence MYDFDVIVVGAGHAGCEAALSAARMGAKTAVFTITLDNIGVMSCNPSLGGPAKSHLVKEIDALGGEMGRNIDKTFIQIRVLNTKKGPAVRSLRAQADKIRYSKEMKKTLENCENLHTIQGMVTDLIIEDGKVVGVKIREGVEYRAKAVVIATGTFLRGLIHVGEKHFPGGRMGELSSEDLPLSLAKAGLKLGRFKTGTPSRIDARTIDFSKAEEQPGDTHLLKFSSRTPDEDILNRKQISCYIYHTNEKVHDIIKNNKDRSPLFNGTIVGTGPRYCPSIEDKVFKYGDKNQHHLFLEQEGYDTTEIYVAGLSSSLPTDVQEAMLDNLDAFKNAHIMRYAYAIEYDYVLPEEIKYSLETKKVENLFLAGQINGTSGYEEAAAQGLMAGINAVRKINGLEPVILDRADSYIGTLIDDLVSKGTNEPYRMFTARSEYRLLLREDNADLRLSKTGYEIGLLPKQEYERVIKKEKDVEEIKEKLSQAFVGPGNQRVNEVLEKKGETLLKDGCTYFELLRRPKVNFDDIKYISEGTELNVEGYPKDTEYQVEVQVKYSGYIDRAMKMIEKHKGLENKKIPADIDYDDLKNMPKEAKDKLKAARPYNIGQASRISGVSPADIQALLIYLKMKGNY encoded by the coding sequence ATGTACGATTTTGATGTCATTGTAGTTGGTGCTGGGCATGCAGGATGCGAAGCTGCTTTAAGTGCTGCTAGAATGGGAGCTAAAACTGCAGTGTTTACAATAACACTAGATAATATAGGAGTTATGTCATGTAACCCCTCACTTGGAGGACCTGCAAAATCTCATTTGGTAAAGGAGATAGATGCTCTAGGTGGAGAGATGGGAAGAAATATAGATAAAACTTTTATTCAAATAAGAGTTTTAAATACTAAAAAAGGTCCTGCTGTTAGATCGCTAAGAGCACAAGCAGATAAAATAAGATATAGTAAAGAGATGAAAAAAACACTAGAAAATTGTGAAAATCTACATACTATACAAGGAATGGTAACTGATCTTATTATTGAAGATGGAAAAGTTGTGGGAGTAAAAATAAGAGAAGGTGTTGAATATAGAGCTAAAGCTGTAGTAATAGCAACTGGAACTTTCTTAAGAGGACTTATCCACGTAGGAGAAAAGCATTTTCCTGGTGGAAGAATGGGAGAATTATCTTCAGAAGATTTACCGTTATCACTTGCAAAAGCTGGATTAAAACTAGGAAGATTTAAAACAGGAACACCTTCAAGAATAGATGCAAGAACAATAGATTTTTCAAAAGCAGAAGAACAACCAGGAGATACACACCTTTTAAAATTTTCATCAAGAACACCTGATGAAGATATTTTAAATAGAAAACAAATATCATGTTATATATATCATACCAATGAAAAAGTGCACGATATAATAAAAAATAATAAAGATAGATCTCCTCTTTTTAATGGAACAATAGTAGGAACAGGACCAAGATATTGTCCATCAATTGAAGATAAGGTATTTAAATATGGAGATAAAAATCAACATCATTTATTTTTAGAACAAGAAGGATACGATACTACAGAGATATATGTTGCTGGGTTATCATCATCACTTCCAACAGATGTTCAAGAAGCAATGCTAGATAACTTAGATGCATTTAAAAATGCACATATTATGAGATATGCCTATGCAATAGAATATGATTATGTGTTACCAGAAGAGATAAAATATAGTTTAGAGACTAAAAAAGTAGAAAATTTATTTTTAGCTGGACAAATTAATGGAACATCTGGTTATGAAGAAGCAGCAGCTCAAGGACTTATGGCGGGAATAAATGCAGTAAGAAAAATAAATGGTTTAGAACCAGTTATTTTAGATAGAGCTGATTCTTATATTGGAACTCTTATAGATGATTTGGTTTCTAAAGGAACAAATGAGCCTTATAGAATGTTTACAGCAAGAAGTGAATATAGATTACTACTTAGAGAAGATAATGCTGATTTAAGACTATCTAAGACTGGATATGAGATAGGATTATTACCAAAGCAAGAATACGAAAGAGTTATAAAAAAAGAAAAAGATGTTGAAGAGATAAAAGAAAAACTTTCACAAGCATTTGTAGGTCCAGGAAATCAAAGAGTGAATGAAGTTTTAGAGAAAAAAGGAGAAACTTTATTAAAAGATGGATGTACTTACTTTGAACTTTTAAGAAGACCAAAGGTTAATTTTGATGATATAAAATATATATCAGAAGGAACAGAATTAAATGTAGAAGGATATCCTAAAGATACAGAATATCAAGTAGAAGTTCAAGTTAAATACTCTGGATATATAGATAGAGCAATGAAAATGATAGAAAAGCATAAGGGACTTGAAAATAAAAAGATTCCAGCAGATATTGATTACGATGATTTAAAAAATATGCCAAAAGAAGCAAAGGATAAATTAAAAGCGGCAAGACCTTATAATATAGGACAAGCATCTAGAATTTCAGGTGTTTCTCCAGCAGATATTCAGGCTTTATTAATATATTTGAAGATGAAAGGAAACTATTAA
- a CDS encoding MATE family efflux transporter codes for MVDKHQLMGTEKIGKLLLQFSMPAIIGMLVNALYNIVDRIYIGNIKDVGYLAIAGVGIVFPVIIFVFGFAILIGLGSATNVSLNLGRKNQEEAERYLGAALVYGIIVSIILAVFIYFSIEQIVHFLGGSENTSKYAIEYLKIVALGFPAALVGYVANSSIRSDGNPKMAMVTLLLGAIINIVLDPVFIFYMGMGVKGAALATIISQYISGIWAVYYFFSKFSVIKIRKEYLTITLEKIKSITLLGSAPFAIQLGSSVVNYTYNSTLKVYGGDTAIGAMAVVQAIITFVLMPIFGINQGLQPILGYNYGARLYKRVREALFKGIFGATAICVFYYIIIQFMAKDLVKIFTHEQGLLDIASKGLRIEVFMLPIIGFQIICSIYFQAVGKPKMSLFMSLSRQIIVLIPCIIIMSKMFGAIGIWYAAPVSDFIATVLTFILIRKELNGLKKMDQKVQEDEEMN; via the coding sequence ATGGTAGATAAACATCAACTTATGGGAACGGAAAAAATTGGAAAACTATTATTGCAGTTTTCTATGCCTGCAATTATTGGAATGCTTGTAAATGCATTGTATAATATAGTAGACAGGATATATATTGGAAATATTAAAGATGTTGGGTATTTGGCAATAGCAGGAGTAGGAATTGTATTTCCGGTTATTATATTTGTATTTGGCTTTGCTATTTTAATTGGACTTGGGAGTGCTACTAATGTATCTTTAAATTTGGGGCGTAAAAATCAAGAAGAAGCTGAAAGATATTTAGGAGCAGCATTAGTATATGGAATAATAGTTTCAATTATTTTAGCAGTTTTTATCTATTTTTCGATAGAACAAATAGTGCATTTTTTAGGAGGAAGTGAAAATACTTCTAAATATGCAATAGAATATTTAAAAATAGTTGCATTAGGATTTCCAGCTGCACTAGTTGGATATGTTGCAAATTCATCTATAAGATCAGATGGAAACCCTAAAATGGCTATGGTTACTTTGTTATTAGGAGCTATAATAAATATTGTTTTAGATCCTGTTTTTATATTTTATATGGGAATGGGAGTAAAAGGAGCTGCTTTAGCTACAATAATCTCGCAATATATTTCAGGAATTTGGGCAGTTTATTATTTCTTTTCTAAGTTTAGTGTGATAAAAATAAGAAAAGAATATTTAACAATTACATTAGAAAAAATAAAAAGTATAACTCTTTTAGGAAGTGCTCCTTTTGCCATTCAGTTAGGTTCTAGTGTTGTAAATTATACTTATAATAGTACATTAAAAGTATATGGTGGAGATACAGCAATAGGAGCAATGGCAGTGGTACAAGCTATAATAACTTTTGTACTGATGCCAATTTTTGGAATCAATCAAGGATTGCAACCTATTTTAGGATATAATTATGGAGCTAGATTATATAAAAGAGTTAGAGAAGCTCTTTTTAAAGGAATATTTGGAGCAACAGCTATATGTGTTTTTTACTACATAATAATTCAATTTATGGCTAAAGATTTAGTAAAAATATTTACTCATGAACAAGGACTTTTAGATATAGCTAGTAAGGGACTGAGAATAGAAGTATTTATGTTACCTATAATAGGATTTCAAATAATTTGTTCTATTTATTTCCAAGCTGTTGGAAAGCCTAAAATGAGTTTATTTATGAGTTTATCAAGACAAATAATAGTATTAATTCCTTGTATTATAATAATGTCTAAAATGTTTGGAGCTATAGGTATTTGGTATGCAGCTCCAGTATCAGATTTTATTGCGACAGTTCTTACTTTTATTTTGATTAGAAAAGAGTTAAATGGACTTAAAAAAATGGATCAAAAAGTTCAAGAAGATGAAGAAATGAATTAA
- a CDS encoding potassium channel family protein encodes MKQYLVIGLGRFGTSVAQTLYESNEEVLAIDADEEIVQDCINENIVDNAIMIDATDSKSLKELGVSNYDIAFVCVGEIEPSIMITLNLKELGISKIIAKAVSKSHGKVLAKIGATKVIYPEEYMGRRVAQLAMEPNLVEHLRFSANFLLLEVKAPSIFWGKSILELDIRKKYNSNVVGIKKADQSFNPNPLATTVIEKGDVLLMITDNKTADFFENLK; translated from the coding sequence ATGAAACAATATTTAGTAATAGGACTTGGAAGATTTGGAACTAGTGTTGCACAAACTTTATATGAATCAAATGAAGAAGTACTAGCAATAGATGCTGATGAAGAAATAGTTCAAGATTGTATAAATGAAAATATAGTTGATAATGCTATTATGATAGATGCTACAGATAGTAAAAGTTTAAAAGAATTAGGAGTTTCAAACTATGATATAGCATTTGTATGCGTTGGAGAAATAGAACCAAGCATAATGATTACTTTAAACTTAAAAGAATTGGGAATTAGTAAAATAATAGCTAAAGCTGTATCAAAAAGTCATGGTAAAGTATTAGCTAAAATAGGAGCTACAAAAGTAATTTATCCAGAAGAATATATGGGTAGAAGAGTTGCACAATTAGCAATGGAGCCAAACTTAGTAGAGCATTTAAGATTTTCTGCTAACTTCTTGTTATTAGAAGTAAAAGCTCCTTCTATTTTTTGGGGAAAAAGTATTTTGGAATTGGATATAAGAAAGAAATATAATTCTAACGTAGTTGGAATTAAAAAAGCCGATCAAAGTTTTAATCCAAATCCGCTTGCTACGACAGTTATTGAAAAAGGAGATGTACTTTTAATGATAACTGATAATAAAACAGCAGATTTCTTTGAAAATTTGAAATAG
- a CDS encoding TrkH family potassium uptake protein, translating into MDIEVIKEYSKKLSPSRKLILGFLIAILIGTLVLMMPFSLKKGESLSFLSSLFTIVSATCVTGLSVVDVSKTFSPVGAGIIIFFIQLGGLGVMTFSSIIFLVIGKKMTFHERELLKEERNADNSGEIADFIKRLLFVVFVIESIGAVILTTQFVKEMPLKQAAYYGIFHSISAFCNAGFSLFSNNLEAYKSNVVVNLTIGYLITLGGIGFAVITSVVTVVRKGVDRFNLTSKVAILMSIILTAGGMILFFLLEYSNPETLGNLNFFQKVLASYFQSVTLRTAGFNTIPLGNLRDATIFISCIWMFIGASPGSTGGGIKTTTFGVIMFYVIGIVKKKSNIEIFNRRLDWEILNRALAILVIGITYISFVIVCLLIVEDFPMEQIVFEVISAFGTVGLTLGITPYLSVFSKLLIIITMLVGRLGPLTFALAIGETKKKAVSKYPKENILVG; encoded by the coding sequence ATGGATATAGAAGTTATCAAGGAATACTCAAAGAAACTTTCTCCCTCAAGAAAGTTGATTTTAGGATTTTTAATAGCGATTTTGATAGGAACATTAGTATTGATGATGCCCTTTTCATTAAAAAAAGGAGAGAGTTTATCATTTTTATCATCACTTTTTACTATTGTTTCGGCAACTTGTGTAACAGGTCTTTCTGTAGTTGATGTTAGTAAGACATTTTCACCTGTTGGAGCTGGAATTATTATATTCTTCATTCAGCTAGGTGGTCTTGGAGTAATGACATTTTCATCTATAATATTTTTAGTTATAGGTAAAAAAATGACATTTCATGAGAGAGAACTTTTAAAAGAAGAAAGAAACGCCGATAACAGCGGAGAAATCGCAGATTTTATAAAAAGATTATTGTTTGTAGTATTTGTAATAGAAAGTATAGGAGCAGTTATATTAACAACACAATTTGTAAAAGAAATGCCGTTGAAACAAGCTGCATATTATGGAATTTTCCACTCTATATCAGCTTTTTGTAATGCAGGTTTTTCTTTATTTTCAAATAACTTAGAGGCTTATAAAAGTAATGTAGTTGTAAACTTAACAATTGGATACCTAATAACTTTAGGTGGTATTGGTTTTGCTGTTATAACCTCTGTTGTTACTGTAGTGAGAAAAGGTGTTGATAGATTTAATTTAACTTCAAAAGTAGCTATTTTAATGTCGATAATCTTAACTGCTGGAGGAATGATTTTATTTTTCTTATTGGAATATTCAAATCCAGAAACATTAGGAAATTTAAATTTTTTCCAAAAGGTTTTAGCTTCTTATTTTCAAAGTGTAACTTTAAGAACAGCAGGATTTAACACTATACCTTTAGGAAATTTAAGAGATGCGACTATTTTTATAAGTTGTATATGGATGTTTATAGGTGCTTCACCTGGATCTACTGGTGGAGGAATTAAAACTACAACTTTTGGAGTTATTATGTTCTATGTTATAGGGATTGTTAAAAAGAAAAGTAATATAGAAATATTCAATCGTAGATTAGATTGGGAAATTTTAAACAGAGCCTTAGCAATTCTTGTAATAGGTATCACATATATATCATTTGTAATAGTTTGCCTTTTAATAGTGGAAGATTTTCCTATGGAACAGATAGTTTTTGAAGTAATATCAGCATTTGGAACTGTAGGTCTAACCCTTGGTATAACACCATATTTAAGTGTATTTTCAAAACTTTTAATTATTATTACAATGCTTGTTGGAAGATTAGGTCCTCTAACATTTGCACTTGCAATTGGTGAAACAAAGAAAAAAGCTGTATCAAAATATCCGAAGGAAAATATATTAGTTGGTTAA
- a CDS encoding MarR family winged helix-turn-helix transcriptional regulator, whose product MEESSLKDTLFSYMSRLHNKGDVFLCDELKKRGITGLVYSHISIIAILSIYKVLSMKEVSEKISKDKSTVTTLVNKLVKLGYVKKSISLEDKRVIFLSLEKKADEITEIISEVSQIFEKKVETILGPCDIDLLMRILNKLVNNF is encoded by the coding sequence ATGGAAGAAAGTAGTTTGAAAGATACTCTATTTAGTTATATGAGTAGATTGCATAATAAAGGCGATGTATTTTTATGTGATGAATTAAAAAAAAGAGGTATCACAGGACTTGTATATTCACACATATCAATAATAGCAATTTTAAGTATTTATAAAGTTCTTTCTATGAAAGAAGTTAGTGAAAAAATTTCAAAAGATAAATCAACTGTTACAACTCTTGTAAATAAATTAGTGAAACTTGGTTATGTGAAAAAAAGTATTTCATTAGAAGATAAAAGGGTTATTTTTTTAAGTCTTGAAAAAAAGGCAGATGAAATTACAGAAATAATATCAGAAGTTTCACAAATATTTGAAAAAAAAGTTGAGACTATATTAGGTCCTTGTGATATAGACCTACTTATGAGGATTTTAAACAAATTAGTTAATAATTTTTAA
- a CDS encoding BamA/OMP85 family outer membrane protein, with protein sequence MRKQLIVLLVFLLGIFTFADVTNYDIKKVEIVNNREVPYEVVLSAMKSKEGKKYITENMISDYKAIKNLKSVDDVAIYPTAYDNGIKLVVDITENPNAKKILEEQGIIPLSERDKVDTTLVISDVQVIGNKHMPLTDIKALIPVKAGEYFSKNKIVEGHKNLIESGYFRDVIPDVIKTKNGVKVVYNVLENPVINGINIIGNTVYSTPELMEVIKTQPGKVFNINTIREDRDKIMQKYQDDGYVLAEVTDIGLNPNLELEIYLSEGVVRNIELKKMVTKQKGARRMATDDVLKTKKYVIERELEFHENQIFNAKNYDATVANLMRLGHFKNVKYEVRDIPGDPDGRDIILLLDEERTAMLQGAISYGSEIGLMGTLSIKDTNWKGKGQELGFTFEKSNKDYTSFSIDFYDPWIKDTDRISWGWSLYKNEYEDTDSAIFRKVDTIGGRVSIGKGLSKYVRLGLGTKLEYVTEKPDMDYFEYINGQEVWKGYNHQRAEGLDDKYYIWSIFPSITYDSRNHYWNPTAGIFAKLQLEAGYANGYKGDAFGNVTGEFRTYHRGLFKNNIFAYRVVGGIMTDSTKEGQRFWVGGGNSLRGYDGGFFKGTQKLVGNIENRTQINDILGFVVFFDIGRAWNYHGRDLTYDHNARFAKKIGTTAGVGLRLNTPIGPLRFDFGWPVGDKMSNDGMQFYFNMGQSF encoded by the coding sequence ATGAGAAAACAGTTGATAGTTTTATTAGTTTTCTTGTTGGGAATTTTTACATTTGCAGATGTCACCAACTATGATATCAAAAAAGTAGAAATAGTTAACAACAGGGAAGTTCCTTATGAAGTAGTACTAAGTGCTATGAAATCTAAGGAAGGAAAGAAGTATATCACAGAAAATATGATTTCAGATTATAAAGCAATAAAAAATTTGAAATCAGTGGATGATGTAGCTATATATCCAACAGCTTATGACAATGGAATAAAGTTAGTTGTGGATATTACAGAAAATCCAAATGCAAAGAAAATATTAGAAGAACAAGGAATAATTCCATTATCTGAAAGAGACAAAGTTGATACAACGCTTGTAATTTCAGATGTACAGGTAATAGGAAATAAGCATATGCCGTTAACGGATATTAAAGCTCTTATACCTGTTAAAGCTGGAGAGTATTTCTCTAAAAATAAGATTGTAGAGGGACACAAAAATCTTATAGAAAGTGGATATTTTAGAGACGTAATTCCAGATGTAATTAAAACTAAAAATGGGGTAAAGGTTGTTTATAATGTATTAGAAAATCCAGTTATAAATGGAATTAATATAATTGGAAATACTGTTTATTCAACTCCAGAGCTTATGGAAGTAATAAAAACTCAACCTGGAAAAGTATTTAACATCAATACAATTAGAGAAGATAGAGATAAAATTATGCAAAAATACCAAGATGATGGTTATGTTTTAGCAGAAGTTACAGATATTGGTTTAAATCCAAATCTAGAGCTTGAAATTTATCTATCTGAAGGTGTAGTAAGAAATATAGAATTAAAGAAAATGGTAACTAAGCAAAAAGGTGCTAGAAGAATGGCAACTGACGACGTATTAAAAACTAAAAAATACGTTATTGAAAGAGAATTAGAATTCCATGAAAATCAAATCTTCAATGCTAAAAATTATGATGCTACAGTTGCAAACTTAATGAGATTAGGACACTTTAAAAATGTTAAGTATGAAGTAAGAGACATACCTGGAGATCCAGATGGAAGAGATATTATATTACTTTTAGATGAAGAAAGAACTGCTATGTTACAAGGGGCAATTTCTTACGGATCTGAAATAGGACTTATGGGAACTCTTTCAATTAAAGATACAAACTGGAAAGGAAAAGGACAAGAGCTAGGATTTACATTTGAAAAATCAAATAAAGACTATACAAGTTTCTCGATAGATTTCTATGATCCATGGATAAAAGATACTGATAGAATTTCATGGGGATGGAGCTTATATAAAAATGAATATGAAGACACAGATAGTGCTATATTTAGAAAAGTAGATACTATTGGTGGAAGAGTTAGTATAGGAAAAGGACTAAGTAAATATGTAAGATTAGGACTTGGAACAAAACTTGAATATGTAACTGAAAAACCAGATATGGATTATTTCGAGTATATAAATGGTCAAGAAGTATGGAAAGGGTATAACCATCAACGTGCTGAAGGTTTAGATGATAAATATTATATTTGGAGTATTTTCCCATCTATTACATATGATAGTAGAAACCACTATTGGAATCCAACAGCTGGAATATTTGCTAAACTTCAATTAGAAGCTGGATATGCAAATGGATATAAAGGAGACGCTTTTGGAAACGTAACTGGAGAATTTAGAACTTATCATAGAGGTTTATTTAAAAATAATATCTTTGCTTATAGAGTAGTTGGTGGAATAATGACTGACAGTACAAAAGAAGGACAAAGATTCTGGGTAGGTGGAGGAAACTCACTAAGAGGTTATGATGGTGGATTCTTTAAAGGAACACAAAAACTTGTAGGAAATATAGAAAATAGAACACAAATCAACGATATTTTAGGATTTGTAGTATTCTTTGATATAGGTAGAGCTTGGAATTATCACGGAAGAGATTTAACTTATGATCACAATGCAAGATTTGCTAAAAAGATAGGAACAACAGCTGGTGTAGGATTAAGACTTAATACACCAATTGGTCCTTTAAGATTTGACTTTGGATGGCCAGTAGGAGACAAGATGTCAAATGACGGAATGCAATTCTACTTCAATATGGGACAGTCATTCTAA